In the Centroberyx gerrardi isolate f3 chromosome 9, fCenGer3.hap1.cur.20231027, whole genome shotgun sequence genome, one interval contains:
- the eef1db gene encoding eukaryotic translation elongation factor 1 delta b (guanine nucleotide exchange protein) isoform X2, with product MSAVDFLAQEKIWFDKPRYDEAERRFYEHINGSSQSPQDLGANSILQDIARARENIQKSLAGLKTTLFNRGSGQPSLNHQSQLSTSSGAGDQGELVSRIKSLELENHSLHKVVDDLRSALSKLECRVAVLEKSPAAATPAPAPAAPYTNGTPAQQKKTSAPVKEEEDEEDDDDIDLFGSDDEDPEAERIKEQRLKEYAERKAKKPALIAKSSILLDVKPWDDETDMAKLEECVRSVQADGLLWGTSKLVPVGYGIKKLQIACVVEDDKVGTDMLEEEITKFEDYVQSVDVAAFNKI from the exons ATGAGTGCAGTAGACTTCCTGGCCCAGGAGAAGATCTGGTTTGATAAACCTCGCTATGATGAGGCAGAGAGACGCTTCTATGAGCACATTAATGGCTCTTCACAATCACCACAG GATTTAGGGGCTAACAGCATTCTGCAAGACATTGCTCGGGCCCGGGAGAACATCCAGAAGTCTCTAGCAGGA ctGAAGACTACGCTGTTTAACAGAGGGTCTGGTCAACCTTCCCTGAACCACCAATCCCAGCTC AGTACCAGCAGTGGGGCAGGCGATCAAGGGGAACTCGTATCTCGCATCAAGAGCCTGGAGCTTGAGAACCACAGCCTACACAAAG TGGTGGACGACTTAAGGTCAGCACTTTCCAAACTGGAATGTCGGGTAGCAGTTCTGGAGAAATCCCCTGCTGCCGCAACCCCAGCCCCAGCTCCTGCAGCCCCCTACACAAAT GGCACTCCTGCTCAGCAAAAGAAGACCAGCGCCCCAgttaaagaggaggaagacgaggaggatgaCGATGATATTGACCTGTTTGGTAGTGACGATGAAGATCCAGAAGCAGAACGAATCAAAGAGCAGAGGTTGAAAGAGTATGCAGAGAGGAAGGCCAAGAAACCCGCCCTCATCGCCAAGTCCTCAATCTTATTGGACGTCAAGCCT TGGGACGATGAAACTGACATGGCGAAGCTGGAGGAGTGTGTGCGCTCGGTGCAGGCTGACGGCCTGTTATGGGGCACGTCCAAGCTGGTTCCTGTGGGCTACGGCATCAAGAAGCTACAGATTGCATGTGTGGTGGAGGATGACAAGGTGGGAACAGACATGTTGGAAGAGGAGATCACCAAGTTTGAGGACTAT GTCCAGAGTGTTGACGTAGCTGCTTTCAACAAGATCTGA
- the eef1db gene encoding eukaryotic translation elongation factor 1 delta b (guanine nucleotide exchange protein) isoform X1: MSAVDFLAQEKIWFDKPRYDEAERRFYEHINGSSQSPQDLGANSILQDIARARENIQKSLAGSTSSGAGDQGELVSRIKSLELENHSLHKVVDDLRSALSKLECRVAVLEKSPAAATPAPAPAAPYTNGTPAQQKKTSAPVKEEEDEEDDDDIDLFGSDDEDPEAERIKEQRLKEYAERKAKKPALIAKSSILLDVKPWDDETDMAKLEECVRSVQADGLLWGTSKLVPVGYGIKKLQIACVVEDDKVGTDMLEEEITKFEDYVQSVDVAAFNKI, from the exons ATGAGTGCAGTAGACTTCCTGGCCCAGGAGAAGATCTGGTTTGATAAACCTCGCTATGATGAGGCAGAGAGACGCTTCTATGAGCACATTAATGGCTCTTCACAATCACCACAG GATTTAGGGGCTAACAGCATTCTGCAAGACATTGCTCGGGCCCGGGAGAACATCCAGAAGTCTCTAGCAGGA AGTACCAGCAGTGGGGCAGGCGATCAAGGGGAACTCGTATCTCGCATCAAGAGCCTGGAGCTTGAGAACCACAGCCTACACAAAG TGGTGGACGACTTAAGGTCAGCACTTTCCAAACTGGAATGTCGGGTAGCAGTTCTGGAGAAATCCCCTGCTGCCGCAACCCCAGCCCCAGCTCCTGCAGCCCCCTACACAAAT GGCACTCCTGCTCAGCAAAAGAAGACCAGCGCCCCAgttaaagaggaggaagacgaggaggatgaCGATGATATTGACCTGTTTGGTAGTGACGATGAAGATCCAGAAGCAGAACGAATCAAAGAGCAGAGGTTGAAAGAGTATGCAGAGAGGAAGGCCAAGAAACCCGCCCTCATCGCCAAGTCCTCAATCTTATTGGACGTCAAGCCT TGGGACGATGAAACTGACATGGCGAAGCTGGAGGAGTGTGTGCGCTCGGTGCAGGCTGACGGCCTGTTATGGGGCACGTCCAAGCTGGTTCCTGTGGGCTACGGCATCAAGAAGCTACAGATTGCATGTGTGGTGGAGGATGACAAGGTGGGAACAGACATGTTGGAAGAGGAGATCACCAAGTTTGAGGACTAT GTCCAGAGTGTTGACGTAGCTGCTTTCAACAAGATCTGA
- the LOC139921586 gene encoding ferroxidase HEPHL1-like yields the protein MASRPYSIHPHGLNYSKDNEGALYPDGTGPEQKRDDSVGPGRTVTYEWTLPASHSPAAEDGTLDVHGDRSGDSLYALLFMVSDENFSWCLDDNIKTFTTAPNTVNKEDEGFMESNKMHAINGFVYRNLPGLTMCKGDKVTWHLSGLGSEMVIHSLYFHGNCFRYRQNRQNSIIVFPHISHTVTIELGSMGMKDSASVNLLNIRSLQ from the exons ATGGCCTCCAGGCCTTACAGCATCCATCCCCATGGACTCAACTACAGCAAGGACAATGAGG GAGCGCTGTACCCAGACGGTACCGGTCCAGAGCAGAAGCGTGACGACTCAGTGGGTCCTGGCAGGACGGTAACGTACGAGTGGACCCTCCCGGCGTCCCACAGCCCCGCGGCAGAGGACG gAACTCTGGACGTACATGGAGACCGGTCAGGAGACTCTCTGTATGCTCTGCTGTTCATGGTGTCAGATGAGAACTTCAGCTGGTGCCTGGATGACAA CATTAAGACCTTCACCACGGCTCCCAACACTGTTAACAAGGAGGATGAGGGCTTTATGGAGAGTAACAAGATGCACG ccATCAATGGCTTTGTGTATAGGAACCTTCCAGGCCTGACCATGTGTAAGGGGGACAAAGTAACGTGGCACCTGTCAGGACTGGGTTCGGAGATGGTCATCCACAGCCTCTATTTCCACGGCAACTGCTTCCGTTACCGCCAGAACAGACAAAACAGCATCATTGTGTTTCCTCACatctcacacactgtcactaTAGAGCTGGGCAGCATGGGTATGAAAGATTCAGCTTCAGTTAATTTACTAAACATCAGGTCTCTCCAGTGA
- the eef1db gene encoding eukaryotic translation elongation factor 1 delta b (guanine nucleotide exchange protein) isoform X3 yields MMPQKIPQCSAVDQSEHDLPPSHCQVDRSTDVAVGGRNKADSGQRNGETASSSPESGSLNGDGKRSGKSRRRRKRVSNPESRLEGKVEGKVKNVEKPNQGTSQPPDPCAVLLGLKSDCASVWFERSIYEQAESLYQCWLARSSNGTTQPNRSPPARENRPTSLSSMSPSPSRPACSHADQVACHHVVQAVWVNKATFDQAERRFVEESVQPSIPNSLDLPSPPNRPIAPATPDEGYQSLAPTPATPIQQAAATPTTRQPINGLPRIPVELLRDVWLEKPLYDRAEAAFYQNLYGNNSSKRANSPSTSRSSDHPQSLVEEEEEEEEEEVVVEETRVVAQGKADVFHALHPIQEEEEPAEVPEEEEASVAGVCYFLHPDSERVWLDKWRYDAAESRFRGHCGAEAVVVQGARGPDAEASSGASTRPLRDNTMSAVDFLAQEKIWFDKPRYDEAERRFYEHINGSSQSPQDLGANSILQDIARARENIQKSLAGLKTTLFNRGSGQPSLNHQSQLSTSSGAGDQGELVSRIKSLELENHSLHKVVDDLRSALSKLECRVAVLEKSPAAATPAPAPAAPYTNGTPAQQKKTSAPVKEEEDEEDDDDIDLFGSDDEDPEAERIKEQRLKEYAERKAKKPALIAKSSILLDVKPWDDETDMAKLEECVRSVQADGLLWGTSKLVPVGYGIKKLQIACVVEDDKVGTDMLEEEITKFEDYVQSVDVAAFNKI; encoded by the exons ATGATGCCTCAGAAGATCCCCCAGTGCTCTGCAGTGGATCAGTCGGAGCACGATCTACCGCCCAGCCATTGTCAGGTGGACCGTTCCACCGATGTAGCGGTGGGAGGTAGGAACAAGGCTGACTCAGgccagagaaatggagagacgGCGTCATCCTCCCCAGAGAGTGGCAGCTTAAATGGAGACGGGAAGCGCAGTGGGAAAAGCCGCCGCCGTCGGAAACGTGTGTCAAATCCTGAGAGCCGCCTTGAGGGGAAGGTCGAAGGCAAAGTAAAGAATGTAGAGAAACCAAACCAGGGGACCAGCCAACCACCGGACCCCTGCGCAGTTCTGCTTGGCCTGAAGTCAGACTGTGCCTCTGTGTGGTTTGAGCGCAGCATCTATGAGCAAGCTGAGAGCCTGTACCAGTGCTGGCTGGCACGCTCTTCCAATGGGACCACCCAGCCGAACAGGTCACCTCCAGCCCGAGAGAACCGCCCcacctctctgtcctccatgtctccctctccctcacgaCCGGCATGCAGCCATGCCGATCAGGTGGCTTGTCACCATGTGGTACAGGCAGTGTGGGTGAACAAAGCAACCTTCGACCAAGCAGAGCGCCGCTTCGTTGAAGAATCCGTACAGCCGTCCATTCCAAACTCCCTGGACCTCCCATCTCCGCCTAACCGTCCAATCGCACCCGCAACACCTGATGAGGGATATCAGTCTCTAGCCCCAACTCCCGCAACCCCTATCCAGCAAGCAGCCGCCACACCAACCACTCGTCAGCCGATTAACGGACTGCCCCGCatcccagtggagctgctcagagaTGTGTGGCTGGAGAAACCCCTGTATGACCGTGCCGAGGCAGCCTTCTACCAGAATCTCTATGGTAACAATTCCTCCAAACGGGCCaactctccctccacctccagaAGCAGTGATCATCCTCAAAGCCTtgtagaagaggaggaagaagaggaggaggaggaggtggtggtggaggaaacACGGGTGGTCGCGCAGGGCAAGGCAGACGTCTTCCACGCCCTGCACCCTatccaggaggaagaggagccggCCGAGGTcccagaggaggaagaagcgTCTGTGGCGGGAGTCTGCTACTTCCTTCACCCAGACAGCGAGCGGGTGTGGCTGGACAAGTGGCGCTACGATGCCGCAGAGAGCCGTTTCCGTGGTCACTGTGGGGCTGAAGCCGTGGTGGTGCAGGGGGCTCGGGGGCCAGACGCTGAGGCCTCGTCAGGTGCCTCCACCAGGCCACTGAGGGACAA CACCATGAGTGCAGTAGACTTCCTGGCCCAGGAGAAGATCTGGTTTGATAAACCTCGCTATGATGAGGCAGAGAGACGCTTCTATGAGCACATTAATGGCTCTTCACAATCACCACAG GATTTAGGGGCTAACAGCATTCTGCAAGACATTGCTCGGGCCCGGGAGAACATCCAGAAGTCTCTAGCAGGA ctGAAGACTACGCTGTTTAACAGAGGGTCTGGTCAACCTTCCCTGAACCACCAATCCCAGCTC AGTACCAGCAGTGGGGCAGGCGATCAAGGGGAACTCGTATCTCGCATCAAGAGCCTGGAGCTTGAGAACCACAGCCTACACAAAG TGGTGGACGACTTAAGGTCAGCACTTTCCAAACTGGAATGTCGGGTAGCAGTTCTGGAGAAATCCCCTGCTGCCGCAACCCCAGCCCCAGCTCCTGCAGCCCCCTACACAAAT GGCACTCCTGCTCAGCAAAAGAAGACCAGCGCCCCAgttaaagaggaggaagacgaggaggatgaCGATGATATTGACCTGTTTGGTAGTGACGATGAAGATCCAGAAGCAGAACGAATCAAAGAGCAGAGGTTGAAAGAGTATGCAGAGAGGAAGGCCAAGAAACCCGCCCTCATCGCCAAGTCCTCAATCTTATTGGACGTCAAGCCT TGGGACGATGAAACTGACATGGCGAAGCTGGAGGAGTGTGTGCGCTCGGTGCAGGCTGACGGCCTGTTATGGGGCACGTCCAAGCTGGTTCCTGTGGGCTACGGCATCAAGAAGCTACAGATTGCATGTGTGGTGGAGGATGACAAGGTGGGAACAGACATGTTGGAAGAGGAGATCACCAAGTTTGAGGACTAT GTCCAGAGTGTTGACGTAGCTGCTTTCAACAAGATCTGA
- the LOC139921588 gene encoding tripartite motif-containing protein 16-like protein, translating into MAQSPLSLDQAQFSCSICLDILKDPVTIPCGHSYCMSCLRDYWDQRQGQQACSCPQCRATFSPRPTLGRNTLLAEMLERLGTVRLSDGPSAPPPYRELGPSVDRGFAHATFDVSSVRPERNEGERLLGDTRRQLAQQIKERESELQELKQTLKSFSRLAKAAVKDSSKIFTELLEFLERRRSEVKELLRAQEKAEVTRAEAQLQHLEQDISELRRRDAELEKLSHTQDHGLITQMCQSYRGPARPGTANSLTVSPHISFGPVRKAVSDLKEQLESLYHREFPSITHAVKNVSVLQVAKPSPDAAYAAALDNRDELLHFFSPLSLDPFTVHRELVLTERNRVVSRTGGLQQYPDHPDRFDTWGQALCREGLEGHSYWEAEWEGLQVALGLSYESIARKGSANDCRLGHNSISWSLLCSASSFMFCHGNEPQPVVVPRSTVSRRIGVFLDHGAGLLCFYTVTSGRVHLLHRVETTFTQPLYPAVWLGAKSSITFCSMS; encoded by the exons ATGGCTCAGTCCCCTCTCAGTTTGGACCAAGCCCAGTTCAGCTGCTCTATCTGTCTAGACATTCTCAAGGATCCAGTCACCATCCCATGCGGCCACAGCTACTGCATGAGCTGCTTGAGAGACTACTGGGACCAACGGCAGGGGCAGCAAGCCTGCAGCTGCCCACAGTGCAGAGCAACCTTCAGTCCCAGGCCTACACTGGGCAGGAACACCCTCCTGGCAGAGATGCTGGAGAGGCTAGGCACCGTGAGGCTAAGTGACggcccctccgccccccctcccTACCGAGAATTGGGTCCCTCAGTGGACCGAGGCTTTGCGCACGCCACTTTTGATGTGTCCTCAGTCCGGCCTGAGAGGAACGAGGGGGAG AGGCTGTTGGGGGACACACGGAGACAGCTCGCACAGCAAATCAAGGAGAGGGAGTCAGAGCTACAAGAGCTGAAACAAACTCTCAAGTCCTTCTCT CGTTTGGCCAAGGCAGCAGTGAAGGACAGCAGCAAGATCTTCACAGAGCTGCTGGAGTTCTTGGAGCGGCGTCGCTCTGAGGTAAAGGAACTCCTCAGGGCTCAGGAGAAGGCAGAAGTGACTCGAGCCGAGGCCCAGCTGCAGCATCTGGAGCAGGACATCTCGGAGCTGCGGAGGAGAGATGCTGAGCTGGAGaagctttcacacacacaggaccatGGCCTGATTACACAG ATGTGCCAGTCGTACCGCGGTCCGGCCCGTCCAGGAACAGCCAACTCCCTGACTGTCAGTCCACACATCTCCTTTGGGCCTGTGAGGAAGGCCGTCTCAGACCTGAAAGAGCAGTTAGAGAGCCTGTACCACAGAGAGTTCCCAAGTATCACCCATGCCG TGAAGAATGTGAGTGTTCTGCAGGTAGCCAAGCCCAGCCCAG ATGCTGCATATGCTGCTGCTTTGGACAACAGAGATGAGCTCCTTCACT ttttctctcctctgtcgtTGGACCCATTCACGGTGCACAGGGAGCTCGTGCTGACTGAAAGGAACCGCGTGGTCAGTCGAACTGGAGGACTACAGCAGTACCCAGACCATCCTGACCGCTTCGATACTTGGGGCCAGGCGCTGTGCCGCGAGGGTCTAGAGGGCCACAGTTACTGGGAGGCCGAGTGGGAGGGCCTCCAGGTGGCACTGGGGCTCAGCTACGAGAGCATTGCTAGGAAG GGATCAGCCAATGACTGCAGGCTGGGACACAACTCTATCTCGTGGAGCCTTCTCTGTAGCGCGTCGTCCTTCATGTTCTGCCATGGAAATGAGCCGCAGCCTGTGGTGGTGCCCCGCAGCACGGTGTCCCGCAGGATAGGGGTGTTTCTGGACCATGGGGCGGGGCTGCTTTGTTTCTACACTGTGACATCTGGAAGAGTCCACCTCCTGCACAGGGTTGAGACCACCTTCACCCAGCCCCTCTATCCTGCAGTGTGGCTGGGAGCTAAATCTAGCATCACCTTCTGTTCCATGAGCTGA